Part of the Aureitalea marina genome, GGGGGCAATGGAAAAAATCCGATCCAATCCGATTTCCTGAAAACCATACTGAAGAACACGATTGGCACCCTCGCTGGCCAGTCCTTGGCCCCAAAATTCTTTCTTTAATCGCCAACCAATATCCACTCCAGGTGTAAATGGTGCTGGGTAGTCCTGGTCTGCTATACCGATGAATCCTACAAATTGACCCGAGCTTAACTTTTCCACAGGGAAGTAGCAATATTCATTGGTTTCATAAAGATCAATCATCCGGAGTAACAGACTCTTATTTTGTTCCCTGTTAGGAATTGAGGGAAAGTAACGCATTACCTCATGGTCCGAATTGAGCTCATCAATGAAATGCAGATCCTCCGGTTTCCACGCTCGGAAACCCAGTCGCTCACTGGTAAACAAATAACGCTCCAAATAGTTTAGATTAAAAGGCTTGATTTACCCCAAAGTAGAAGCCGCTGTTACCGGATTCGCCATATCCCAGGTCTAGGCGTACCAAGGTGTTCTGTTCTTTCAATATTTTGAAACGGATTCCACCACCAGCACTAAATTTCGGATCCTGGAAAAAGTCCTGGTTCAGACTGGAAACTTCTCCCACCAGGCCAAAAGCAGCAAGGCTCCATCTTGGTAAGAATCGCCAGCGGTATTCGGCCGTGAGTACATACATTTGATCATCGATGAACCGCCCTTTAAAATATCCACGTGCAATGTCTCCACCCCCAAATTGTGATTTCGCCTGAAAGGGAACGTCTCCAAAATTGTTCTCCACATACAACCGGGCAGCCAATAAACTGTTCTCGTTTAAGGGCCGATAGGCACGCATGTCAGTAATAAATCGATTAAATCCATGAGTTGAACCCAGGTTTTCACTGGAAAATTGTGCGTTAAAGCTTACGTAATATCCCCCATGCGGATCTTCAATCTGGTCACGGGTATCCAGGTTAAATATGGCTCCAAGGCCCACAATTACAGCCCGATCACTACCTAACACCTCACCGGAATCCAAAATACCACCTTCGGCAACCTCGGTTACCTCGTGATTTTCAAAATTGAAGCGGAATCCGAAATTCAATGAAGGAGGGAGTCGCTTTAGGAAGTCCACATTGAACTTATGGCTGGTCATGTCGTAGTTCTCCTCGTTACTATCTGGCGTGTCATTCCCAATTCCCCAGAATTTATTGGGATAGATCCTAAATTCGTAGGTGCCATCCAGGTAATAGTTTCCGGCTCCAAAATAGACCTGTGGGCTGGCTTCTATCACTATCTGAGAATTGGCGGTATAAATTCCGGTAAACAGAATGTTAGACTGTCTTGCCAGAAAGGTGTTTTGTTCCCTGGTGATAAACAACTGACCCCCTCCACCAAATCCAAATCCGGTCTCCGGTGTACTGAAAATGACAGGTATGCCAATCAACTTGAAGCTCTTTCCTTTTCCCAAGGTGTCGGAGCGAACAATGCCTTGATCGTCCCCGGTTTGTGCCATAGAGCCAGAGATGAAAACCAGGAATAATATAATAGACAGCCTTGCTTTCATCAGAAAAAGAATTCGTCTAGTATGACATTAAAACCAAAGGAGAAGAAAGTGGAATTGTTGAAGATGGAATCACTCCGATCTGCTCCCAGTGCTTCTGAGGTTAGATCAATATCTAACCAAGCCAGGCTCGTTCCAACGCCTACGTCCAGAACTACCCTGTCCGATATTACATATGCATATCCCAAGCGAGTTCGAAGCGCAAATCCTGGACCCTCCACAGTTTGCTGTACCAGTCTCCTTTCCAGATCGACGCTGCTGGTCTCTCGTATTCGAATATATCCAGGAAGCACGCTGAGATAGAGCGAGCCATACGATTCCTTCAGGAAATAATAGCCTATGGAAGGACCGAGCAAGAATGTTTCTGACTCTCTTTCAACAAGGCCACTACCTTCTGATCTCCCCGCCAAAATGTTCGCTCCAACAAACCAGCGGTCCTTGAAGAAAGTACCTGTGAAGACTTCCAGGGAATAAGCATTAGAGGAGACCAATTCATCAGAACCACTGATCTCCAAAGCGCTAGAACTAAATGAACCGCTCAGACCACTTAACCATCTCCCTTTCCTGAAGGGAGTGGTAACGCTATCCTGGGTTACTTCTTGAGCCGAGGCCAAAAGAATCGGGAGCAACAAAAATCCGATCACAAGGATGGATTTCAGCTGGTCCCGATTGATTACTGTAAAAGTCATTAGTGTAAAACTAAGTAACTTTTCTTTAAGAGGATAAGAGTTTTAGAAGGGATTAAACTTTAATTTTTGCCCGCCTACAGAAGCCTCATACATCAACCCGCCTTTGGCCATGGTGAATACCATTACTCCGTCCGTATAGCTGGCATCCGCCGATGCACCTGCTGTTGCGGCAACAGCCGAAACCTGGGCCGCAACCTCAAATTTATTCTCT contains:
- a CDS encoding GNAT family N-acetyltransferase, which translates into the protein MERYLFTSERLGFRAWKPEDLHFIDELNSDHEVMRYFPSIPNREQNKSLLLRMIDLYETNEYCYFPVEKLSSGQFVGFIGIADQDYPAPFTPGVDIGWRLKKEFWGQGLASEGANRVLQYGFQEIGLDRIFSIAPKINKASIAVMRKIGLDYLTDFSHPKLKDHPNLESCKVYQLYRTDYLAKELCLSRFNLHPG
- a CDS encoding BamA/TamA family outer membrane protein; its protein translation is MKARLSIILFLVFISGSMAQTGDDQGIVRSDTLGKGKSFKLIGIPVIFSTPETGFGFGGGGQLFITREQNTFLARQSNILFTGIYTANSQIVIEASPQVYFGAGNYYLDGTYEFRIYPNKFWGIGNDTPDSNEENYDMTSHKFNVDFLKRLPPSLNFGFRFNFENHEVTEVAEGGILDSGEVLGSDRAVIVGLGAIFNLDTRDQIEDPHGGYYVSFNAQFSSENLGSTHGFNRFITDMRAYRPLNENSLLAARLYVENNFGDVPFQAKSQFGGGDIARGYFKGRFIDDQMYVLTAEYRWRFLPRWSLAAFGLVGEVSSLNQDFFQDPKFSAGGGIRFKILKEQNTLVRLDLGYGESGNSGFYFGVNQAF